The genomic stretch CAGCGACCTACTGGGAAAGCTTTTACGCAAGCCAACGCTCTCCTGTTTTTATGGATACGCTGCAAGCAGAAGGCTACCGCATGGGCATTTTTGGCTCGGCACCGCTCACCAGCCCGCCACTTTCTCGCACGGTATTCAAAAAAGTGTCGGACTTGACCCTGAAACAAACTGGGGAAACAGCTGTCGAGCGCGATCAGCAGATCACAGACAAGTTCATCGAGTTCCAAAAGCAAGACAGCGACAAGCCGTACTTTGGGTTTCTGTTCTACGATGCCGCCCACGGCACAGTATTTCCCGAACCTGAATTTGCGAAATTCAAACCATACTGGGAACGCGTTGACCACATTTTGCTCAACAACGATTTTGACGCTTCGCTTTACCACAATCGATACAAGAACTCGTTGTACTACATCGATAGCTTGATTGGTGATGTGCTGAAAAACGTCGACTTAGACAACACCATTGTGGTGATTTCATCTGATCATGGTGAAGAGTTTAACGACCATAAGATGAACTATTGGGGCCACACGGGTAACTACAGTGACGTTCAAGTACATGTTCCTCTTTACGTGTACATGCCAAATCGTCAACCAGAGCAAATTAATTACCGCACGACCCATTTTGACGTCGTGCCAACCATGATGAATACGCTGTTTGACGTTCAAGGCACAACAAGTTCATACAGTGTTGGTCATAACTTGTTTGATAACTCTGCCCCTCGCGATTGGTATATTGCTGGCAGCTACTACAACTATGCATTGGTCGGCAAAGAACTGATGCTTGTGGTCAATCCTGGCGGGCACTCTCAGCAACTGAATCGCCAGTTAAAAGTCGAGAAAGAACAGAAAGTTCCTGTCGATATCATTCGTCATTCTCTGGATGAGATGTCGCGATTTTACAAAAAAGGCTAGTGTCCAACATCGACGCCGATTGAAATAAAAAAGCCTCTTGGTTGTAAGACCAAGAGGCTTTTTCCTATCTGCTATTTAAGCGTGATGCGCGTGCATCAAGCGTGGCTGAATCAATAAGTTGTTGATGTACTGTAAAGCCACATAAGAGACAACAAATGTTGCCACAATCAACTCAAGACCAGCTAAGCCTCGCACTTGTTGAACATAGTGCACAGCCAATCCTTGCAACTCCATCCAATTCGCCATTTTAAACAGCGCCGTCGCACCGATCACCATCGGGAAAGTAAACGCCGCATAGCCTGGGCTAAATGGCAGTCTAAGCAATTTAAAGAATGCGAGGTAAATGATGGCTGTCATCAATACCGCGATACCAAATAGCATAGCGATGATCACTGGTGATGGTGTCGCAGTGACTGTTAAGTACCCTGCCAATGATAAACTTGCTGGCGCTGCCATGATTGCCATTGTTGGTTTCGCTGCATCCGGAATTTCATGGGTAAACATGAAACGGTAAATCATCATCGGCAACATGATCGCGTACGCCACCATACCAAACATCAATGCACCTTGTGCCACTGGTGCTAACATCGGGTTGCCAGAGAAAGACACATCCGCAACGATGATACCCACTGGCGGTACAAACCAACTAGGAACCATGTGGTGCAATTCAAAATCTTTGGCGCGATGGTAAACAAAGCTCACCAAGAACACGATGTGCAGAACCACTGCAATCAGCCAAAGTACATCACCAGCCAATGGGTAAAAATGGCCGAGAGAGTTCGATACCACCATAGTGCCCATCGCAAATGTCGGAACCACGCTGCCCACAACCGGATGAGCAAGATCTTGTCTCAATAGATGGTTATGTAGCAAAAACTTGGTTGCCAATATAGCCAACAATACGCTCGCGATACCCGCACTAATCCACTGTCCGTAGCCATGTAATTCGGCGAAGTTTTCCCAACTCCAGCCTAAGCTTGCAATACCAAGAGCCAAACCCGCCATCGGAGTTGGTGCTCCCATTACTTTTGCTTTTGTTCTTTGAATCATGATGACCTCAACCAGACTCACTCTTTATGGAGCGTATAATACGCTTGCACTTCGTTCCGATATATCTAATTATTTAAAACAAACGTTCAGAATTACTTAACGGTGGGGTATGGCAAGTCACATTTCTCTTAAACAACTGAAAGTGTTTACGACGATCACGCAGCACAAAACGCTCACAGCAGCTTCTGATAGTCTCTTTTTATCAAAAGCCGCTGTGAGCATGGCACTCTCAGAATTAGAAAAGCAGATCGGCCATCACTTGTTTGATCGTGTTAATAACCGACTGATTTTGAACCAAGAAGGTCAAAAGCTACTGCCACTGGCGGATGAATTACTCAACCGAGCCAAGGACATCGAGAGCATTTTCGATGGTGACCAAGCGCTATCGGGCCAACTTCGCATTGGTGCCAGCGACACCATTGGCAACCAAGTCGCGCCCTATTTGCTTAGCGAATTTCGTCAGCAAACGAACCATCGTTCTCAAAGCCTGTTCATTTCTAACTCCGCACAAATCTGCGACATGCTGACCGATTACGAGTTAGACATAGCCCTCATTGAAGGCAAAACACTTCACCCTGAATTGCAGTCTACCCAGTTTAGCGAAGATGAAATGTGCGTGATTTGCGCGCCCGATTACCCAGCCGCGCACGAAGGGCCAGTAAACTTAACCGAGCTAGAAAACAGTGAATGGATATTGCGAGAGGCGGGATCTGGTTCACGCGAATTTTTTATGCGCGTTGTCGCGCCGCGCTTGGAACATTGGCATGAAGCTTTTCAGCTCAATACCACCGAAGCGTTGATCAACTCAGTATCTGCTGGGCTGGGCTTAGGCTGCTTGTCACGCTTGTCTGCAGAACCTGCTATTCGTGACGGTCGTGTAAAACTGCTCGACATGCCTTTAGATATGAAACGCCGCTTCTGGTTACTGGTTCATAAAGAGAAATATCAAAGCCCATTGCTCAAAACGTTTATCGAATTTTGCCAAGATTGGGAACGACCAACCAACCTTCCTTTGGGGAATAAATCCGCAAAGTGAAACCAAGATAGTTTAAATGCTAGTCAGTTAGTTGTACGTGTCTCCCATTCTGAGGCTTGTCGCTAGACTTGATTGGTCAAAAACTGTATAAAAAGCCAGTATCAATACACCAAATTAGGGGACCAACCATGGCTGTAATCGTCAAGTACGTGGTAGAACGCAATGGAGAAGAGAAAATGACTTTTACCTCTAAAGCGGAAGCTGACGCATACGACAAAATGCTGGATATGGCAGATGAACTATTCACACTGCTAGGTAAAAGTGAACTTCTAGAAGACGAAGGCAAGCAAGAAGATCTTGCGATGTTCCTTGCGCAAAACAAAGAAGAGTTGCTTTACGCAATCGGTGCAAAACGTAAACCTGCACCAAAGAAAGCAAAAAAGCTTGAAGCTGCAGAAGAAGAACAGCAAGAAGACGCAGCATAATCCAATGACTGCCCTTCAAATAACGCCGCATCTTGTGGCGTTTTTTTATGCCTGAAAGCTTAGAGCATAATGAAAGAACGCCCTTTCTTTCTAGACCCGAGACAAGAAACTGCCTTTTCTTAATTTCAGCAAAACTCTCCCAATAGACCACCTCGTAGCCACATTTCTCATCAGACAGACATATCTCCCAAAAGACAAAAGGTATCCATCTACAGACTTTCTCCATTTCCCCCCTTTAAACTCCCCAATACTCTCTTTATGATGGCTGACAACGTAATTATTTCTTGTCAGTGAACAGACGAGACACAAGACTCAACACATGGAGATCAACTATGGCTTTCTTTTCTCTAGCCTTTGGTACGGCAACTAAAAACCGCGACGGTAAAATCATCGAAGCGTTTTTCCCAAACCCAGTTCTTAACCCAAGCGACACACTTGTTAACGCACTGGCTGCAGTAGCAGGTTACGAGCAAGGCAACCAAGCTATCGAGATCTCTGCGGCACAAAGTGCAGAACTTGCGGCAGCATTCGAAGCAAACGGCGATGCAGCAAACGCATCTTTCGCAACCAAAGCAGCAGAATCAGCACAACCACTTGTACTGGTTATCCTAGCTACGGATGAACAGCCACAATCTGTTGCTGAAGGCTTCCTAAAACTTCAACTTATCTCTAACCGTCTAGTTAAGCCACACGGAACGGTACTGGATGGCATCTTCGGTCTACTACACAACATCGCATGGACAAACGAAGGCCCAATCGACCTACCTGAGCTGGCTGAGCGTCAAATCGAAGCTCGCCTAGCTGGCCGTACGCTAAGCGTAGATTGCGTAGACAAGTTCCCTAAGATGGTGGACTACGTGGTACCAACTGGTGTTCGTATCGCAGACACTTCTCGCGTACGTCTTGGCGCACACGTTGGCGAAGGCACAACTGTTATGCACGAAGGCTTCATCAACTTCAACGCGGGTACAACTGGCGTGAGCATGGTTGAAGGCCGTATCTCTGCTGGCGTGGTTGTTGGTAACGGTTCAGACATCGGTGGCGGTGCATCGATCATGGGTACGCTATCTGGCGGCGGTAAAGTTGTGGTTTCTATTGGTGAAAACTCACTACTAGGCGCGAACGCAGGCCTTGGTTTCCCAATGGGTGACCGTTGTACTATCGAATCAGGTTTGTACGTCACTGCTGGTTCTAAAGTGCGCATGCTAGATTCTGCAGGTCAAGAAGTCGAAGTGGTGAAAGCACGCGACCTTGCTGGTGTTTCTGACCTACTGTTCCGTCGTAACTCTGTGACAGGTCAAATCGAGTGTCTTGCAAACAAGAGCGCGGTTGAACTGAACAGCGAACTGCATAAAAACAACTAATAAGAATACGAAAATCCCCCAGCAGGAAACTGTTGGGGGATTTTTTTAGCTTAAAGCAAAATGTGTGAGTGCTGATTACTGATTTAAAAAACTGACTGCTTTATCTGGGAAGTCAGTAAACAAACCATCCACTTTCACTTGGTTGTAGTACACATCCATCATGCCTTCAAAGCTGTCCGTGTACGCAGGAATACGTCCTGGATCGGCACGGAACGTGTATGGATGAACTTGCAAGCCAGCGTCTTTTGCAGCCTTCATCAACGGCTTGATGATGATATTGTCTTTGGTTGACTTATCATCCACCAGCATCGGCTTCCAAGGTCCAATACCTTCGGCGTAACTCGCCACTTTTTTCATGCCATCGGCTTCGAACATCCAATCATAGCTGTATGGCATTGCTGTATCGCCTTTGTACACCATAGTTTCGTTCCAATCGGTGTAAGCCATGAGCTGAACGAGCTTTAAATCCATGTCCATTGCGGGCATCAACTCACTGTTAATGCGTTGCAGTTCATTCGCATCAAAACACTGCAGGTAGACTTTGTCGTCTTGCGAGTCGTAACCGTACTGCTTCAAGACTTTAAGCACCGCTTTGGAAATATCCTTGCCTTCGTGACGATGGAACCAAGGCGCTTTAATTTCCGGGTAAATACCGATGTCGTAACCCAACGTCTTGTTAAGGCCTTGGATCAGTTCAATCTCTTCAGCAAACGTCGGTACGGTGAAATCAGATTTCCACATTGGGAATCGGGTTGGATAACCGGCGACTTTTTTGCCGTTTTCGTCGATATTGAACCCTTCGGTGACTCGCAGAGATTTGATTTCTGCCAGAGTAAAGTCAATCGCGTAATAACGACCATCTTCGCGTGCGCGATCAGGAAAACGCTCCGCTACATCCGTGACGCGATCCAAGTAATGGTCATGCAACACCACTAACTGGTCGTCTTTCGTCATCACGACATCCTGCTCGATGTAATCTGGTTTCATTGCATAAGCCAAAGCTTTGGCTTCTAAAGTATGCTCTGGTAAATAACCAGAAGCGCCGCGGTGAGCGATAACAAGCGGCTTTGCAATTGCGCCAGCAGATAGGCTAAGCGCTAAAAATGTGAGACATACTGACTTGGTTTTCATTGTTATATCCTTGATAAAGCGAAGAGGCAGTATTCCACTGCCTCTTTAAATAAATATTACGCTAGCGCTTCTTGTTCCTTTTCGCGCTCTTTTTGCTCGTGGTGTGCGCGTTCGCCTAGAAGCGCATACGTCAAACACACGATAGAAGTAATACATGAACCAATTAGAATGATGAAACCGCCATCCCAACCGAAATGGTCCACGGTGTAACCAAGAACCGCATTCGCAGCCACCGCACCGCCTAAGTAACCAAACAAGCCAGTTAGACCAGCAGCAGTACCCGCAGCTTTTTTCGGTGCTAATTCAAGTGCATACAAACCAATCAGCATGACAGGGCCGTAAATCAAGAAGCCAATCGCGATAAGAGCCATCATATCGATAGTTGGGTTGCCCGCAGGGTTGAACCAGTAAACCAATACCGCCAACGTTACCAATACCATGAACAAGATGCCTGCAGGTGCACGACGGCCTTTGAACAGTTTGTCCGAAATCCAACCACACAATAACGTGCCAGGAATACCTGCCCACTCGTATAGGAAGTAAGCCCAAGACGATTTATCTACCGAGAAGTCCTTCGCTTCTTTTAGATAAACGGGTGCCCAGTCCAACACACCGTAACGGATCAAGTAAACAAACGCGTTTGCAATTGCAATCG from Vibrio parahaemolyticus encodes the following:
- the dapD gene encoding 2,3,4,5-tetrahydropyridine-2,6-dicarboxylate N-succinyltransferase, giving the protein MAFFSLAFGTATKNRDGKIIEAFFPNPVLNPSDTLVNALAAVAGYEQGNQAIEISAAQSAELAAAFEANGDAANASFATKAAESAQPLVLVILATDEQPQSVAEGFLKLQLISNRLVKPHGTVLDGIFGLLHNIAWTNEGPIDLPELAERQIEARLAGRTLSVDCVDKFPKMVDYVVPTGVRIADTSRVRLGAHVGEGTTVMHEGFINFNAGTTGVSMVEGRISAGVVVGNGSDIGGGASIMGTLSGGGKVVVSIGENSLLGANAGLGFPMGDRCTIESGLYVTAGSKVRMLDSAGQEVEVVKARDLAGVSDLLFRRNSVTGQIECLANKSAVELNSELHKNN
- the glpQ gene encoding glycerophosphodiester phosphodiesterase; this encodes MKTKSVCLTFLALSLSAGAIAKPLVIAHRGASGYLPEHTLEAKALAYAMKPDYIEQDVVMTKDDQLVVLHDHYLDRVTDVAERFPDRAREDGRYYAIDFTLAEIKSLRVTEGFNIDENGKKVAGYPTRFPMWKSDFTVPTFAEEIELIQGLNKTLGYDIGIYPEIKAPWFHRHEGKDISKAVLKVLKQYGYDSQDDKVYLQCFDANELQRINSELMPAMDMDLKLVQLMAYTDWNETMVYKGDTAMPYSYDWMFEADGMKKVASYAEGIGPWKPMLVDDKSTKDNIIIKPLMKAAKDAGLQVHPYTFRADPGRIPAYTDSFEGMMDVYYNQVKVDGLFTDFPDKAVSFLNQ
- a CDS encoding LysR substrate-binding domain-containing protein → MASHISLKQLKVFTTITQHKTLTAASDSLFLSKAAVSMALSELEKQIGHHLFDRVNNRLILNQEGQKLLPLADELLNRAKDIESIFDGDQALSGQLRIGASDTIGNQVAPYLLSEFRQQTNHRSQSLFISNSAQICDMLTDYELDIALIEGKTLHPELQSTQFSEDEMCVICAPDYPAAHEGPVNLTELENSEWILREAGSGSREFFMRVVAPRLEHWHEAFQLNTTEALINSVSAGLGLGCLSRLSAEPAIRDGRVKLLDMPLDMKRRFWLLVHKEKYQSPLLKTFIEFCQDWERPTNLPLGNKSAK
- a CDS encoding YebG family protein, with protein sequence MAVIVKYVVERNGEEKMTFTSKAEADAYDKMLDMADELFTLLGKSELLEDEGKQEDLAMFLAQNKEELLYAIGAKRKPAPKKAKKLEAAEEEQQEDAA
- a CDS encoding DUF3413 domain-containing protein — translated: MFRKLSSNSAWLIAFFACFAVYLSIACYPFVLSNNQNEPLTLLQGYYLASTQYGWLGLIALPFMLLSLLLSFLPTRAFKGIVIAIAICLLIMFKVDILVFQQYKLHINALLIRMFFEGGGDVFDISWMSWLIFVSEVAVLVIGLACTVWVSNKLAQSRAKFVLISVWFAVLLSTQMIHAYKNALYDDEVSQFSNNWPLYYPLTARKFIYKHDLVDENIASKNRVELTNIERSSLNYPLAPIQVQSKEKQPNVLFILVDAWRYSDATPEVMPNVSKFAEKTVNFTQHMSGGNSTQAGIFSLFYSLPATYWESFYASQRSPVFMDTLQAEGYRMGIFGSAPLTSPPLSRTVFKKVSDLTLKQTGETAVERDQQITDKFIEFQKQDSDKPYFGFLFYDAAHGTVFPEPEFAKFKPYWERVDHILLNNDFDASLYHNRYKNSLYYIDSLIGDVLKNVDLDNTIVVISSDHGEEFNDHKMNYWGHTGNYSDVQVHVPLYVYMPNRQPEQINYRTTHFDVVPTMMNTLFDVQGTTSSYSVGHNLFDNSAPRDWYIAGSYYNYALVGKELMLVVNPGGHSQQLNRQLKVEKEQKVPVDIIRHSLDEMSRFYKKG
- a CDS encoding TDT family transporter gives rise to the protein MIQRTKAKVMGAPTPMAGLALGIASLGWSWENFAELHGYGQWISAGIASVLLAILATKFLLHNHLLRQDLAHPVVGSVVPTFAMGTMVVSNSLGHFYPLAGDVLWLIAVVLHIVFLVSFVYHRAKDFELHHMVPSWFVPPVGIIVADVSFSGNPMLAPVAQGALMFGMVAYAIMLPMMIYRFMFTHEIPDAAKPTMAIMAAPASLSLAGYLTVTATPSPVIIAMLFGIAVLMTAIIYLAFFKLLRLPFSPGYAAFTFPMVIGATALFKMANWMELQGLAVHYVQQVRGLAGLELIVATFVVSYVALQYINNLLIQPRLMHAHHA